A stretch of the Pedobacter sp. MC2016-14 genome encodes the following:
- a CDS encoding RagB/SusD family nutrient uptake outer membrane protein, which yields MKQNKIFIYLAVFCLLQSTGCKKFLEHQPDDRTELKNPVNVAELLANAYPHGSYLTMAESMSDNAGDKGTASRDLPNAKAWNYEDQIDANSEDTPPYYWNSCYKAIAASNYALEAIDKAGNTAEYSASRGEALVARAYAHFMLVTFFAKAYDPATAATDPGIPYVTLPQKVVEGDYQRGTVASVYANIEKDLVEGLPLIKNNSYKVPKYHFTTQAAHAFATRFYLFKKEFQKVVDHADIIFPGTTISENLRAWNTTYNVLGYYELQALYTNSTEPANLLLQEANSIWGSSFAGYNYGLSSSVLPIFYAANNPSKKSFAIINKIFGGTDAVYNIPKFREHFVKETVSANFGTSYNMIPLLTSEEVLFNRAEANAMLGNNAQTIADLDIYLSRRIVSYSATADKFTEVKATTFFPTLSVKDALVGTILNFKRMEFMHEGLRWFDVIRLKIPIEHNSLDGKTKISLGVDDPRRLVQIPQDAVAAGLAPNPR from the coding sequence ATGAAACAAAATAAAATATTCATATATCTTGCGGTTTTTTGCCTACTTCAATCAACTGGTTGTAAGAAATTTCTCGAACATCAACCGGATGATCGTACTGAACTAAAAAACCCTGTTAACGTAGCTGAGTTGTTGGCGAATGCCTATCCTCACGGCAGTTATTTAACTATGGCCGAATCAATGAGTGATAACGCAGGAGACAAAGGTACAGCCAGCAGAGATCTGCCAAATGCTAAGGCCTGGAATTATGAGGATCAAATTGACGCAAACTCTGAAGATACTCCTCCCTATTATTGGAATTCTTGTTATAAAGCAATTGCTGCTTCTAACTATGCATTGGAAGCAATAGACAAGGCTGGCAATACTGCAGAGTATTCGGCAAGCAGAGGGGAGGCTTTGGTTGCCAGAGCTTATGCGCACTTCATGCTGGTTACTTTTTTTGCCAAGGCTTATGACCCTGCAACTGCTGCTACAGATCCAGGAATTCCTTATGTTACGCTGCCACAAAAGGTAGTTGAAGGGGATTACCAACGAGGAACCGTTGCTTCAGTTTACGCCAATATAGAAAAGGATTTAGTGGAAGGCTTGCCTTTAATAAAGAATAATTCTTATAAAGTACCCAAATATCACTTTACCACACAGGCCGCTCATGCTTTTGCTACTCGTTTTTATTTATTTAAAAAGGAATTTCAGAAAGTAGTAGATCATGCTGATATAATTTTCCCTGGTACAACAATCTCTGAAAATCTAAGAGCATGGAACACCACCTACAATGTGTTAGGCTATTATGAACTACAGGCGTTATACACCAACTCCACAGAGCCCGCTAATTTATTGTTACAGGAAGCAAATTCAATATGGGGAAGTAGTTTCGCAGGTTATAATTACGGCCTAAGTTCCTCTGTTTTGCCAATCTTTTATGCTGCAAATAACCCTAGTAAGAAGTCATTTGCGATAATCAATAAAATATTTGGTGGTACAGACGCAGTGTATAATATTCCCAAATTTAGGGAACATTTCGTGAAGGAAACGGTAAGTGCTAATTTTGGTACTTCTTACAATATGATACCCTTATTAACAAGCGAAGAAGTATTGTTTAACAGGGCGGAAGCCAATGCGATGTTGGGTAATAATGCACAAACAATTGCTGATCTGGATATTTATCTTTCAAGAAGAATAGTGAGTTATTCAGCAACAGCAGATAAGTTTACTGAAGTAAAGGCAACGACATTTTTCCCAACGCTTTCGGTTAAAGATGCACTAGTTGGTACCATATTAAATTTTAAACGTATGGAATTTATGCATGAAGGTTTAAGATGGTTTGATGTTATAAGATTGAAAATTCCAATTGAACATAATAGTTTGGATGGTAAAACTAAGATTAGTTTAGGCGTGGATGATCCTCGCAGATTAGTTCAGATTCCTCAAGATGCCGTTGCAGCTGGTTTAGCCCCAAATCCTCGTTAA
- a CDS encoding substrate import-associated zinc metallohydrolase lipoprotein — protein sequence MKKNLLKISLVALATVFLAACSKKDDLSANIVGLGGDTWAKGPVDAWISTNFTTPYNIEVKYKWDRSELGEIYKNVVPIDEDLVIPVMDIIKKTWIDPYVAVKGADFMKVYSQKQFYLAGSPSYNSNGSITLGTAEAGRKIVLLDLNTFNPANKAAVKQILHTMHHEFGHILNQNIAVTPDYQRITPSDYTATWFNIFRGAYSATDALDKILYEADFWGKGFITPYSRSNKDDDFVEVLATLLEGGQANFDNIINNLFIYDGLYIKRNGKGIYEQNTDARSKLLRKRAIVVAYLKDSWGINLADLQAKTQAAIELNSPTPEFNTLLGPGKTYTTVTINPQKLSGLSAKFLTAFNTANTAMLAAPTPLYIDNISLIFNTANRMTLRVNYLNPAATVGNGSNADFNYTIANDNGAITLTYTSPQPTNANARAIEAYLPALLAYFNNQSFNVRWVEDIVPQSKSIFGGFVKTTDPTSYLFGTL from the coding sequence ATGAAAAAGAATTTATTAAAAATATCGTTGGTTGCCTTGGCAACAGTCTTTTTGGCCGCATGTAGTAAAAAAGATGATTTAAGCGCCAATATTGTTGGATTAGGTGGAGATACGTGGGCGAAAGGCCCGGTTGATGCCTGGATTAGCACAAATTTTACCACTCCTTATAATATAGAGGTGAAATATAAATGGGATAGGTCTGAACTTGGGGAGATCTATAAAAATGTAGTCCCTATTGATGAGGATCTTGTAATCCCGGTAATGGATATTATCAAGAAAACATGGATTGACCCATATGTTGCGGTTAAAGGTGCAGACTTCATGAAAGTATATAGTCAAAAACAATTCTATCTTGCAGGTAGTCCGTCCTATAATAGTAATGGATCGATAACGCTAGGTACTGCTGAGGCTGGAAGAAAAATTGTACTGCTTGATCTAAATACTTTCAATCCTGCTAATAAGGCAGCAGTGAAGCAAATTTTGCATACTATGCATCATGAGTTCGGCCACATACTTAATCAAAATATAGCTGTAACTCCCGATTATCAGAGAATAACCCCATCGGACTATACAGCTACATGGTTTAATATTTTTAGAGGTGCGTATTCTGCTACAGATGCTTTGGATAAGATTCTTTACGAGGCAGATTTTTGGGGCAAAGGATTTATTACACCATACTCCAGATCCAATAAAGATGACGACTTTGTTGAAGTACTGGCAACTCTGCTTGAAGGTGGCCAGGCCAATTTTGATAATATTATAAATAACCTTTTTATTTATGATGGACTTTATATTAAAAGAAATGGCAAAGGTATATACGAACAAAATACTGATGCAAGGTCGAAGCTTTTAAGAAAGAGAGCGATTGTAGTGGCCTACCTAAAGGATAGCTGGGGAATTAATTTGGCAGATTTACAAGCTAAAACTCAAGCTGCAATTGAATTAAATTCTCCAACTCCGGAATTTAACACGCTATTGGGGCCAGGAAAGACATATACTACTGTAACAATTAATCCACAAAAATTATCGGGACTGTCTGCTAAGTTTTTAACTGCTTTTAATACCGCAAATACAGCAATGCTTGCGGCACCCACGCCATTATATATAGACAATATTTCTTTAATTTTTAACACTGCAAACAGAATGACTTTGAGGGTAAACTATTTAAACCCCGCAGCGACTGTAGGAAATGGTTCTAACGCAGATTTTAATTATACAATTGCAAATGATAATGGGGCTATTACTTTAACTTATACTTCTCCGCAACCAACAAATGCAAACGCCAGAGCTATCGAGGCTTATTTGCCGGCACTTTTAGCCTATTTTAATAACCAGTCATTCAATGTACGTTGGGTTGAGGATATCGTTCCACAATCCAAAAGTATTTTTGGTGGTTTTGTAAAAACAACAGATCCTACTTCATACTTATTTGGTACACTGTAA
- a CDS encoding DUF4302 domain-containing protein: protein MKKYILYMFLFTLALGSCKKNETETANVDDRLSAALTAYQTELTGAQYGWKGYLLTDSKISATFLMKFTSSNRTTMSADYLTTPKESSYRLKALQRPMLLFDTYSTLHLLADPTPSKFGGETGDGYFSDFEFAFVSASPDTIKLEGTFNKSKLVLVRSKSDADNASAFTAGEQIADILSRLLTYFKRSTIGGIECELRVDPANNVFGFNYLDGGVLKTASSNYYVSGNKINLFNPITIGNTVISALEDVSFDAGANVINTKISGGSAIQIREAIAPLKYDINGASSWRAWAAASTYVSSELGFHINGVDDALNLRSLAGYVRIDYQPNLSAPYDGARIRAAASYGPAILPTITAGGIAIFPNSGFQFGTIPAAAATIYAKYLAQYTQPQGYYLIQTNGGTTQTITYDMVSVSDAKAWVSWHY from the coding sequence ATGAAAAAATATATATTATACATGTTTTTATTTACACTGGCACTCGGCTCTTGTAAAAAAAACGAAACAGAGACAGCTAATGTTGACGATCGTTTATCTGCTGCTTTAACTGCGTATCAGACTGAGTTGACAGGTGCTCAATATGGTTGGAAAGGTTACCTGTTAACTGACTCTAAGATTTCGGCTACTTTCTTAATGAAGTTTACAAGTAGTAACAGAACAACCATGTCTGCAGATTATCTAACAACTCCAAAGGAAAGTTCGTATCGCCTAAAAGCATTACAAAGGCCAATGTTACTGTTTGATACTTATTCTACACTTCATTTGCTTGCAGACCCAACGCCATCAAAATTTGGGGGAGAAACCGGGGACGGTTATTTTTCAGATTTCGAATTTGCTTTTGTTTCGGCAAGTCCTGATACGATAAAGCTTGAGGGAACCTTTAATAAAAGTAAATTAGTTTTAGTAAGGTCTAAATCTGATGCGGACAATGCTTCTGCATTTACTGCAGGCGAGCAAATTGCAGATATATTATCACGATTACTAACCTATTTTAAAAGAAGTACCATTGGTGGAATAGAATGCGAATTAAGGGTAGATCCTGCCAATAACGTTTTTGGCTTCAACTATCTTGATGGTGGCGTGCTCAAAACAGCTAGCAGCAATTATTATGTTTCAGGAAATAAGATAAATTTGTTTAATCCAATAACTATTGGTAATACTGTTATTTCAGCATTGGAGGATGTTAGTTTTGACGCTGGTGCGAATGTTATTAATACAAAAATTTCTGGAGGCTCTGCTATACAGATTAGAGAAGCAATAGCCCCGTTAAAATATGATATAAATGGTGCTAGTAGTTGGAGGGCATGGGCTGCTGCAAGTACATATGTTTCGTCGGAATTAGGCTTTCATATCAATGGCGTAGACGATGCGCTTAATTTGCGGTCACTTGCAGGTTATGTTAGAATTGATTATCAACCAAATCTTAGTGCGCCATATGATGGTGCGAGGATTAGAGCGGCAGCAAGCTATGGCCCTGCTATATTGCCAACTATTACAGCTGGTGGAATAGCAATTTTTCCAAATAGTGGTTTTCAATTTGGGACAATTCCTGCTGCAGCTGCCACTATTTATGCGAAATACCTTGCTCAATATACGCAGCCGCAGGGATATTACCTGATACAAACCAACGGTGGTACTACACAGACTATTACTTATGATATGGTAAGTGTATCAGATGCCAAGGCATGGGTGAGCTGGCATTACTAA